The following are from one region of the Bradyrhizobium sediminis genome:
- a CDS encoding ABC transporter ATP-binding protein: MQAEEAVLDVKNLQTVFFTNSGLFKAVDDVSFSVRRGETLAIVGESGCGKSVTALSVMRLVPDPPGRIVGGSVTLEGTDLLDLDDAAMRAIRGNRISMIFQEPMTSLNPVMRIGDQITEAVRLHRKTTGKEAWAKAVEMLRLVRIPEPERRATEYPHQLSGGMRQRAMIAMALACRPALLIADEPTTALDVTIQAQILALIVELQKELGTGLILITHDLGVVAQTAQRVIVMYAGKKVEEATVEALFESPRHPYTRGLMASMPAVIALGSKNDARLVEIPGMVPSLTNLPAGCAFAPRCGLAVDRCRAEYPPLQDWGDHHFAACWRAAETAVPL; the protein is encoded by the coding sequence ATGCAAGCGGAAGAAGCGGTTCTCGACGTGAAGAACCTGCAGACGGTGTTCTTCACGAACTCCGGACTGTTCAAGGCGGTCGACGACGTCTCCTTCAGCGTCCGCCGCGGCGAGACGCTGGCGATCGTCGGCGAGTCTGGCTGCGGCAAGAGCGTGACCGCGCTGTCGGTGATGCGGCTGGTGCCCGATCCGCCCGGCCGCATCGTCGGCGGATCGGTGACGCTGGAAGGAACCGATCTGCTCGATCTCGACGATGCCGCGATGCGCGCGATCCGGGGCAATCGCATCTCGATGATCTTCCAGGAGCCGATGACCTCGCTCAACCCGGTGATGCGGATCGGCGACCAGATCACCGAAGCGGTGCGGCTGCATCGGAAGACGACCGGCAAGGAGGCATGGGCCAAGGCCGTCGAAATGCTGCGCCTGGTCCGGATTCCGGAACCGGAGCGAAGGGCAACCGAGTATCCGCATCAGCTTTCCGGCGGCATGCGCCAGCGCGCGATGATCGCGATGGCGCTGGCGTGCCGGCCGGCGCTGTTGATCGCGGACGAGCCGACCACCGCGCTCGACGTCACCATCCAGGCCCAGATCCTGGCGCTGATCGTCGAACTGCAGAAGGAACTCGGCACCGGGCTGATCCTGATCACGCACGATCTCGGCGTCGTCGCGCAGACGGCGCAGCGCGTCATTGTCATGTATGCCGGCAAGAAGGTCGAGGAGGCCACCGTCGAGGCGCTGTTCGAAAGCCCCAGGCATCCCTACACCCGCGGCCTGATGGCATCGATGCCGGCCGTGATTGCGCTCGGCTCGAAGAACGATGCCCGGCTGGTGGAAATTCCCGGCATGGTGCCGTCACTGACCAACCTGCCGGCGGGTTGCGCCTTCGCGCCGCGCTGCGGGCTGGCAGTCGACCGTTGCCGCGCCGAATATCCGCCGTTGCAGGACTGGGGCGACCACCATTTTGCGGCGTGCTGGCGCGCGGCGGAAACGGCGGTGCCGCTATGA